A genomic region of Anas acuta chromosome 25, bAnaAcu1.1, whole genome shotgun sequence contains the following coding sequences:
- the SLC25A39 gene encoding mitochondrial glutathione transporter SLC25A39 isoform X1, with protein sequence MAEKTSPGPGGGITPLQQMLASGTGAILTSLFVTPLDVVKIRLQAQRTPFSKAWSVRSAPWGGSQDATWKCFLYCNGLMDHLYVCQNGPGCTAWYKAPPPARFTGTLDAFVKITRYEGIRSLWSGLPPTLVMAVPATVIYFTAYDQLRDYLHARTGSRGHHIPLLAGALARLGAVTVISPLELIRTKMQSRQLSYRELRVCIQSAVAQDGWLSLWRGWGPTVLRDVPFSALYWFNYELVREWLCAQARLDEATFMISFASGAISGTVAAVLTLPFDVVKTQRQIELGGSEMHPVAASKPSSTWLLMRRIRAESGTRGLFAGFLPRVIKVAPACAIMISTYEFGKTFFQKLNQERRLRGL encoded by the exons ATGGCCGAGAAGACATCAccgggccccggggggggcatCACGCCCCTGCAGCAGATGCTGGCCTCCGGCACAGGCGCCATCCTCACCTCGCTCTTCG TGACGCCGCTGGACGTGGTGAAGATCCGGCTGCAGGCACAGAGGACCCCCTTCTCCAAAG CGTGGTCGGTGCGCTCGGCGCCCTGGGGGGGCTCTCAGGACGCCACGT ggAAATGCTTCCTCTACTGCAACGGGCTCATGGACCACCTCTACGTCTGCCAGAACGGCCCCGGCTGCACCGCCTGGTACAAGGCTCCCCCCCCCGCACGCTTCACCGGCACCCTG GACGCCTTCGTGAAGATCACTCGCTACGAGGGCATCAGGTCCCTGTGGAGCGGCCTCCCCCCGACGCT GGTGATGGCAGTGCCGGCCACCGTCATTTACTTCACCGCCTACGACCAGCTCCGGGACTACCTGCACGCTCGCACCGGGAGCCGCGGCCACCACATCCCCTTGCTGGCGGGGGCCCTCGCCCGCC TGGGTGCTGTGACGGTGATCAGCCCCCTGGAGCTGATCCGCACCAAGATGCAGTCGCGGCAGCTGAGCTACCGGGAGCTGCGCGTCTGCATCCAGTCGGCGGTGGCTCAGGACGGCTGGCTGTCCCtctggaggggctggggacccACCGTGCTGCGGGACGTCCCCTTCTCCG ctctctACTGGTTCAACTACGAGCTGGTGCGCGAGTGGCTGTGCGCACAAGCCCGGCTGGATGAGGCCACCTTCATGATCAGCTTCGCCTCCGGGGCCATCTCCGGCACG GTGGCCGCGGTGCTGACGCTGCCCTTCGACGTGGTGAAGACCCAGCGGCAGATCGAGCTGGGAGGCAGCGAGATGCACCCGG tcGCAGCCTCCAAGCCCTCATCCACCTGGCTGCTCATGCGCCGCATCCGTGCCGAGTCGGGCACCCGGGGGCTGTTTGCAG GGTTCCTGCCCCGTGTCATTAAGGTGGCCCCCGCCTGTGCCATCATGATCAGCACCTACGAGTTCGGCAAAACCTTCTTCCAGAAGCTGAACCAGGAGCGGCGGCTGCGGGGATTGTAA
- the RUNDC3A gene encoding RUN domain-containing protein 3A isoform X1, whose translation MAASCVQAAMALGLSSKKASSRNIAVERKNLITVCRFSVKTLLEKYTAEPIDDSSEEFVNFAAILEQILSHRFKGPVSWFSSDGQRGFWDYIRLACSKVPNNCVSSIENMENISTSRAKGRAWIRVALMEKRMSEYISTALRDTRTTRRFYDDGAIMLREESTVLTGMLIGLGAIDFSFCLKGEVMDGKTPVVIDYTPYLKFTQSYDYLSEEEERGSVESSTSEDSSPDHPYLPLVTDEDSWYNKWRKMEQKFRIVYAQKGYLEELVRLRESQLKDLEAENKRLKLRLEEVMVQNQLEKRELEGVILELQEQLTGLIPCENTQLAQLPKDMGTPLVNQWPSLGTLNGNESGSDGKLYRRHSFVSTDQLSAENSLSSDSQRLGEGKREGEPWGPLGKDPTPSMLGLCGSLASLPSCKSLASLKSNECLVSDSNEASPSRSPS comes from the exons ATGGCAGCGAGCTGCGTCCAGGCTGCCATGGCTCTGGGGCTCTCCTCCAAGAAGGCGTCCTCCAGAAACATCGCCGTGGAGAGGAAAAACCTCATCACCGTCTGCAG GTTCTCGGTGAAGACCCTGCTGGAGAAGTACACGGCGGAGCCCATCGACGACTCCTCCGAGGAGTTCGTCAACTTCGCCGCCATCCTCGAGCAGATCCTCAGCCACCGCTTCAAAG gccccgtCAGCTGGTTCAGCTCGGATGGGCAGCGCGGCTTTTGGGACTACATCCGGCTGGCCTGCAGCAAGGTCCCCAACAACTGCGTCAGCAGCATCGAGAACATGGAGAACATCAGCACCTCCAGGGCCAAG GGCCGGGCGTGGATCCGCGTGGCGCTGATGGAGAAGCGCATGTCCGAGTACATCTCCACCGCCCTGCGCGACACGCGGACCACCAG GCGCTTTTACGACGACGGGGCCATCATGCTGCGGGAGGAGTCCACGGTGCTCACCGGGATGCTCATCGGGCTCGGCGCCATCGACTTCAG CTTCTGCCTGAAGGGCGAAGTGATGGACGGCAAGACGCCGGTGGTCATCGACTACACGCCCTACCTGAAGTTCACGCAGAG ctaCGATTACCTGAGCGAGGAAGAGGAGCGGGGCAGCGTGGAGAGCAGCACGAGCGAGGACAGCTCCCCCGACCACCCCTACCTGCCGCTGGTCACCGACGAGGACAGCTGGTACAACAAGTGGCGCAAGATGGAGCAGAAATTCCGCATCGTTTACGCCCAAAAG GGGTacctggaggagctggtgcGGCTGCGGGAGTCGCAGCTGAAGGACCTGGAGGCGGAGAACAAGCGGCTGAAGCTGCGGCTGGAGGAGGTGATGGTGCAGAACCAGCTGGAGAAGAGGGAGCTGGAGGGCGTCatcctggagctgcaggagcagct GACGGGGCTGATCCCCTGCGAGAACACGCAGCTGGCGCAGCTCCCCAAGGACATGGGGACCCCCCTGGTCAACCAGTGGCCCTCGCTGGGGACGCTCAACGGCAACGAGAGCGGCTCGGACGGCAAGCTCTACAGGAG GCACAGCTTCGTGAGCACCGACCAGCTCTCGGCCGAGAACAGCCTCAGCTCCGACTCCCAGCGCCTGGGCGAGGGCAAGCGCGAAGGCGAGCCCTGGGGGCCCTTGG gGAAGGACCCCACGCCCTCCATGCTGGGGCTCTGCGGCTCCCTggcctccctgcccagctgcaaGTCCCTGGCCAGCCTCAAATCCAACGAGTGCCTGGTGAGCGACAGCAACGAAGCCAGCCCGAGCCGCAGCCCCAGCTGA
- the RUNDC3A gene encoding RUN domain-containing protein 3A isoform X2: MAASCVQAAMALGLSSKKASSRNIAVERKNLITVCRFSVKTLLEKYTAEPIDDSSEEFVNFAAILEQILSHRFKGPVSWFSSDGQRGFWDYIRLACSKVPNNCVSSIENMENISTSRAKGRAWIRVALMEKRMSEYISTALRDTRTTRRFYDDGAIMLREESTVLTGMLIGLGAIDFSFCLKGEVMDGKTPVVIDYTPYLKFTQSYDYLSEEEERGSVESSTSEDSSPDHPYLPLVTDEDSWYNKWRKMEQKFRIVYAQKGYLEELVRLRESQLKDLEAENKRLKLRLEEVMVQNQLEKRELEGVILELQEQLTGLIPCENTQLAQLPKDMGTPLVNQWPSLGTLNGNESGSDGKLYRREGPHALHAGALRLPGLPAQLQVPGQPQIQRVPGERQQRSQPEPQPQLRPPAPSPSAAAAAED, encoded by the exons ATGGCAGCGAGCTGCGTCCAGGCTGCCATGGCTCTGGGGCTCTCCTCCAAGAAGGCGTCCTCCAGAAACATCGCCGTGGAGAGGAAAAACCTCATCACCGTCTGCAG GTTCTCGGTGAAGACCCTGCTGGAGAAGTACACGGCGGAGCCCATCGACGACTCCTCCGAGGAGTTCGTCAACTTCGCCGCCATCCTCGAGCAGATCCTCAGCCACCGCTTCAAAG gccccgtCAGCTGGTTCAGCTCGGATGGGCAGCGCGGCTTTTGGGACTACATCCGGCTGGCCTGCAGCAAGGTCCCCAACAACTGCGTCAGCAGCATCGAGAACATGGAGAACATCAGCACCTCCAGGGCCAAG GGCCGGGCGTGGATCCGCGTGGCGCTGATGGAGAAGCGCATGTCCGAGTACATCTCCACCGCCCTGCGCGACACGCGGACCACCAG GCGCTTTTACGACGACGGGGCCATCATGCTGCGGGAGGAGTCCACGGTGCTCACCGGGATGCTCATCGGGCTCGGCGCCATCGACTTCAG CTTCTGCCTGAAGGGCGAAGTGATGGACGGCAAGACGCCGGTGGTCATCGACTACACGCCCTACCTGAAGTTCACGCAGAG ctaCGATTACCTGAGCGAGGAAGAGGAGCGGGGCAGCGTGGAGAGCAGCACGAGCGAGGACAGCTCCCCCGACCACCCCTACCTGCCGCTGGTCACCGACGAGGACAGCTGGTACAACAAGTGGCGCAAGATGGAGCAGAAATTCCGCATCGTTTACGCCCAAAAG GGGTacctggaggagctggtgcGGCTGCGGGAGTCGCAGCTGAAGGACCTGGAGGCGGAGAACAAGCGGCTGAAGCTGCGGCTGGAGGAGGTGATGGTGCAGAACCAGCTGGAGAAGAGGGAGCTGGAGGGCGTCatcctggagctgcaggagcagct GACGGGGCTGATCCCCTGCGAGAACACGCAGCTGGCGCAGCTCCCCAAGGACATGGGGACCCCCCTGGTCAACCAGTGGCCCTCGCTGGGGACGCTCAACGGCAACGAGAGCGGCTCGGACGGCAAGCTCTACAGGAG gGAAGGACCCCACGCCCTCCATGCTGGGGCTCTGCGGCTCCCTggcctccctgcccagctgcaaGTCCCTGGCCAGCCTCAAATCCAACGAGTGCCTGGTGAGCGACAGCAACGAAGCCAGCCCGAGCCGCAGCCCCAGCTGAGACCCCCGGCCCCCTcgcccagcgccgccgccgccgccgaggaCTGA
- the SLC25A39 gene encoding mitochondrial glutathione transporter SLC25A39 isoform X2, producing MAEKTSPGPGGGITPLQQMLASGTGAILTSLFVTPLDVVKIRLQAQRTPFSKGKCFLYCNGLMDHLYVCQNGPGCTAWYKAPPPARFTGTLDAFVKITRYEGIRSLWSGLPPTLVMAVPATVIYFTAYDQLRDYLHARTGSRGHHIPLLAGALARLGAVTVISPLELIRTKMQSRQLSYRELRVCIQSAVAQDGWLSLWRGWGPTVLRDVPFSALYWFNYELVREWLCAQARLDEATFMISFASGAISGTVAAVLTLPFDVVKTQRQIELGGSEMHPVAASKPSSTWLLMRRIRAESGTRGLFAGFLPRVIKVAPACAIMISTYEFGKTFFQKLNQERRLRGL from the exons ATGGCCGAGAAGACATCAccgggccccggggggggcatCACGCCCCTGCAGCAGATGCTGGCCTCCGGCACAGGCGCCATCCTCACCTCGCTCTTCG TGACGCCGCTGGACGTGGTGAAGATCCGGCTGCAGGCACAGAGGACCCCCTTCTCCAAAG ggAAATGCTTCCTCTACTGCAACGGGCTCATGGACCACCTCTACGTCTGCCAGAACGGCCCCGGCTGCACCGCCTGGTACAAGGCTCCCCCCCCCGCACGCTTCACCGGCACCCTG GACGCCTTCGTGAAGATCACTCGCTACGAGGGCATCAGGTCCCTGTGGAGCGGCCTCCCCCCGACGCT GGTGATGGCAGTGCCGGCCACCGTCATTTACTTCACCGCCTACGACCAGCTCCGGGACTACCTGCACGCTCGCACCGGGAGCCGCGGCCACCACATCCCCTTGCTGGCGGGGGCCCTCGCCCGCC TGGGTGCTGTGACGGTGATCAGCCCCCTGGAGCTGATCCGCACCAAGATGCAGTCGCGGCAGCTGAGCTACCGGGAGCTGCGCGTCTGCATCCAGTCGGCGGTGGCTCAGGACGGCTGGCTGTCCCtctggaggggctggggacccACCGTGCTGCGGGACGTCCCCTTCTCCG ctctctACTGGTTCAACTACGAGCTGGTGCGCGAGTGGCTGTGCGCACAAGCCCGGCTGGATGAGGCCACCTTCATGATCAGCTTCGCCTCCGGGGCCATCTCCGGCACG GTGGCCGCGGTGCTGACGCTGCCCTTCGACGTGGTGAAGACCCAGCGGCAGATCGAGCTGGGAGGCAGCGAGATGCACCCGG tcGCAGCCTCCAAGCCCTCATCCACCTGGCTGCTCATGCGCCGCATCCGTGCCGAGTCGGGCACCCGGGGGCTGTTTGCAG GGTTCCTGCCCCGTGTCATTAAGGTGGCCCCCGCCTGTGCCATCATGATCAGCACCTACGAGTTCGGCAAAACCTTCTTCCAGAAGCTGAACCAGGAGCGGCGGCTGCGGGGATTGTAA